One genomic segment of Polyangiaceae bacterium includes these proteins:
- a CDS encoding AAA family ATPase, with product MALRSAVTRGSPFVGRERELRAASSALAPRRVVTILGAPGVGKTRLAEELAQPFGAALAFVDLSLATTSADAGLALARELDAQILERGELIVEDQLGAALAARGELLVVFDNAETVSSLGALLARLVELAPQARFLVTSRELLRLPFEVALELPPLELPPASATPAEIVESPAVKLFVERARRVRLDYDLAERDALDVAAIVHVLDGLPLAIELCASKMDILGPRQIRERLASGQFVMGATTPRGTGDRHASLNNAIAWSFAQLDEAERSALAALAAFRGGFDLDAAQAVLDLVDSEHVLELVARLHARSLLFAHEPSELPGERRYRLFHAIREFIAARAELAEVRSTAAARHVSYFVGLGADLAEASRGPSGAVAFRRLLVHHDDLLHALRHELTAGDVRSALSLLLALEAIYARRGPFARYREIAEQALARAERERIDGSLRAKAELALGATCILAGQHAEAAAALDRAISLAENADAPDVRVVALARRARVYGWLGDVAGAEAAFARVDTEAPIHDRARMLYLREHGTFLADRGDTSGALGEIEEALTLAGKLGDRFEECNIRATLGARCIELGDLDAARHHLGEAIVAAEELGDRRLEGWFRAYLGYAMHESRRYDDARALCEHAVLLGQSLGDRRLAASAAGYLANLAFELGHYDEARAKYDQALGSFHATDRRSATIFGAWRAALDACTGGLQEAERRFAQASAVLSEVGAPADLEALALLRGLLELREAEAAAASGNLAEARSTATRLLAHLEASTRQNPPAPDEVRMAARALSQAVDRSLAKGASWLSPPDALVIEASGVWFRTPGGETVDLAHRGAPRALLARLLAARLEGGDGWVGAQDLVAAAWPGERITKDAASLRLRVALSSLRKLGLGAHLQRRAGKYRINTEIPVRAVETETEITND from the coding sequence TTGGCTCTTCGCAGCGCAGTGACGCGTGGGTCGCCGTTCGTTGGACGCGAACGCGAGCTTCGCGCTGCCAGCAGTGCGCTTGCGCCACGTCGTGTCGTCACGATCCTGGGCGCGCCCGGCGTGGGCAAGACGCGCTTGGCAGAAGAGCTTGCACAACCCTTTGGTGCGGCGCTCGCCTTCGTCGATCTGTCGCTGGCCACTACAAGCGCGGACGCTGGTTTGGCGCTGGCACGCGAACTGGACGCACAGATCCTCGAGCGGGGCGAGTTGATAGTGGAAGATCAGCTCGGCGCCGCACTTGCTGCTCGCGGCGAGCTGTTGGTGGTGTTCGACAATGCGGAGACCGTGAGCTCACTGGGCGCGCTGTTGGCGCGACTCGTCGAACTCGCTCCGCAGGCCCGCTTCTTGGTCACGAGTAGGGAGCTGTTGCGGCTGCCCTTCGAAGTCGCGCTGGAGCTTCCACCCTTGGAGCTTCCGCCCGCTAGCGCGACCCCGGCAGAGATCGTGGAGTCACCCGCGGTGAAGCTATTCGTGGAGCGAGCGCGACGCGTGCGCCTGGACTACGATCTGGCAGAGCGGGACGCGCTGGACGTGGCGGCCATCGTCCATGTCCTCGATGGGCTGCCTCTGGCGATCGAACTGTGCGCATCAAAGATGGACATCTTGGGCCCGCGTCAGATCCGAGAGCGCCTGGCCAGCGGACAGTTCGTCATGGGCGCCACGACTCCCCGCGGCACCGGAGACCGTCACGCGAGCTTGAACAACGCCATTGCTTGGTCCTTCGCACAGCTCGACGAAGCAGAGCGAAGCGCGCTCGCGGCACTCGCTGCATTCCGTGGTGGCTTTGACTTGGACGCCGCGCAAGCCGTACTCGACTTGGTCGACTCAGAGCACGTGCTCGAGTTGGTGGCACGCCTGCACGCGCGTTCCTTGCTGTTCGCGCACGAACCGAGCGAGTTGCCTGGGGAGCGGCGCTATCGTCTGTTTCACGCCATCCGCGAGTTCATCGCTGCACGCGCGGAACTGGCCGAGGTGCGGAGCACAGCAGCGGCACGACATGTTTCGTACTTCGTCGGCCTCGGGGCGGATCTCGCGGAGGCCAGCCGCGGCCCGAGCGGTGCCGTGGCGTTTCGCCGCCTGTTGGTGCACCACGACGACCTGCTCCACGCGCTTCGTCACGAACTCACGGCGGGCGACGTTCGGTCTGCACTTTCACTGCTCCTCGCCCTCGAAGCGATCTACGCCAGACGCGGCCCCTTCGCGCGCTATCGTGAGATTGCCGAGCAGGCATTGGCCCGCGCTGAACGTGAGCGCATCGACGGATCGTTGCGTGCCAAGGCAGAGCTGGCTCTGGGGGCAACGTGCATCCTGGCTGGGCAACATGCCGAGGCAGCGGCTGCCCTCGATCGAGCCATCAGTTTGGCCGAGAACGCTGACGCGCCGGACGTTCGAGTCGTTGCGCTAGCGCGCCGTGCCCGTGTGTATGGGTGGCTGGGAGACGTCGCAGGCGCGGAAGCAGCATTCGCGCGCGTCGACACCGAAGCCCCGATCCATGACCGCGCGCGGATGCTCTACTTGCGCGAACACGGCACGTTCCTAGCGGACCGTGGAGACACCTCAGGCGCTCTGGGCGAGATCGAGGAAGCGCTCACGCTCGCCGGCAAGCTCGGTGACCGCTTCGAAGAGTGCAACATCCGCGCAACTCTCGGCGCCAGGTGCATCGAGCTCGGGGATCTGGACGCGGCGCGCCACCACCTGGGCGAAGCCATCGTTGCAGCAGAAGAGTTGGGCGACCGGCGATTGGAGGGGTGGTTTCGTGCCTACTTGGGCTATGCCATGCACGAAAGCAGGCGATACGACGACGCCCGGGCGCTGTGCGAGCACGCGGTGCTCCTGGGCCAAAGCTTGGGTGACCGGCGGCTTGCAGCCAGCGCCGCCGGCTACCTCGCCAACCTCGCTTTCGAACTGGGCCACTACGACGAAGCGCGTGCGAAGTACGACCAGGCGCTTGGCTCGTTTCACGCGACGGATCGACGCTCAGCTACCATTTTCGGCGCTTGGCGCGCAGCGCTGGACGCTTGCACGGGTGGCCTACAGGAGGCCGAACGTCGATTCGCGCAGGCGAGCGCAGTACTCAGCGAAGTGGGAGCCCCCGCGGATCTCGAAGCCCTGGCTTTGCTTCGCGGACTGCTCGAACTGCGGGAGGCCGAGGCGGCCGCAGCGAGTGGAAACTTGGCGGAGGCAAGATCCACCGCGACGCGACTGCTCGCGCACTTGGAAGCCAGTACGCGACAGAACCCTCCCGCTCCAGACGAAGTCCGCATGGCGGCGCGGGCCTTGTCTCAGGCCGTCGATCGCTCGTTGGCGAAAGGAGCCTCTTGGCTGTCACCTCCCGATGCGCTGGTGATCGAGGCGAGCGGCGTTTGGTTCCGAACACCCGGCGGCGAGACCGTGGATCTTGCGCACCGTGGAGCCCCCCGCGCCTTGCTCGCTCGCTTGCTTGCTGCGCGTCTCGAAGGAGGCGACGGTTGGGTGGGTGCCCAGGATCTCGTTGCTGCCGCCTGGCCAGGTGAGCGCATCACCAAGGACGCAGCGTCCCTTCGCTTGCGTGTTGCGCTCAGCTCCCTGCGCAAGCTCGGCCTGGGAGCCCACCTTCAGCGTCGGGCCGGAAAGTATCGAATCAACACAGAAATTCCGGTGCGTGCGGTAGAGACCGAGACGGAAATAACAAACGATTAA
- a CDS encoding integrase core domain-containing protein, protein MWLNATDSPSLDWVKAQIRQACPEDTAPRFLIHDNDGIFGQFRKRDRGRPFRSALDLWLHSVMSIQGIPIPYGAPNANAYVERLNRTLREHVLNHFVFFNVRHLMRVMREYVRYYNGARPSQATGKIPQPYPELRARPPPTGDVVALPVLGGLHHDYRRVA, encoded by the coding sequence GTGTGGCTGAACGCCACCGACAGTCCGTCGCTGGATTGGGTCAAAGCGCAGATCCGCCAAGCGTGTCCCGAGGACACCGCGCCGCGCTTTCTGATCCATGACAACGACGGGATCTTCGGGCAGTTTCGAAAGCGGGATAGGGGGCGACCCTTCCGCTCGGCCCTGGACCTGTGGCTGCACTCGGTGATGAGCATCCAAGGGATCCCAATCCCGTACGGAGCGCCGAACGCGAACGCCTATGTGGAGCGACTGAACCGCACGCTGCGCGAACACGTGCTCAACCACTTCGTCTTCTTCAACGTGCGTCACCTCATGCGCGTGATGCGGGAGTACGTACGCTACTACAACGGGGCGCGCCCTTCGCAAGCCACGGGCAAGATCCCTCAGCCGTATCCCGAGCTGCGCGCGAGGCCGCCGCCCACCGGCGACGTCGTGGCGCTGCCCGTGCTCGGCGGTCTGCACCACGACTATCGTCGTGTTGCGTGA
- the recA gene encoding recombinase RecA, giving the protein MSKKQREEDDLGEIVTLVEKNHGKGALMRLGAEAGSEPVPIIPSGSLALDQALGVGGYPRGRIVEVFGPESSGKTTLTLHAIAEVQRAGGVAAFIDAEHAFDMRYAKSVGINLSRLLIAQPDCGEQALDIAETLTRSGACDLVVVDSVAALVPKAEIEGDMGASHMGLQARLMSQALRKLTSVAHRTGTTLIFINQLRQKIGVVFGNPETTPGGTAMKFYASVRLDVRRIGKVEVGDSVVGNRTRVRVVKNKVAPPFTEAEFDVRWGLGIDSATDLLDTAVRVGVLERNGSHLALDGKSIGQGRERAREALMTSPELRGALELRTYAELPELGATRARAA; this is encoded by the coding sequence ATGTCCAAGAAGCAACGAGAAGAAGACGACCTGGGCGAGATCGTCACCCTGGTCGAGAAGAACCACGGCAAGGGCGCGCTGATGCGCCTGGGCGCGGAGGCGGGGAGTGAACCAGTTCCCATCATCCCAAGCGGATCCCTGGCGCTGGACCAAGCCCTCGGTGTTGGGGGCTACCCGCGCGGACGCATCGTCGAGGTGTTCGGCCCCGAGTCGAGTGGCAAGACCACGCTGACCTTGCACGCCATCGCCGAGGTGCAGCGTGCCGGCGGCGTGGCCGCCTTCATCGACGCCGAGCACGCCTTTGACATGCGCTACGCCAAATCCGTGGGCATCAATCTGTCTCGGCTTTTGATCGCGCAGCCCGACTGCGGCGAGCAAGCCCTCGACATCGCGGAGACCCTCACGCGCAGCGGCGCGTGCGATCTGGTGGTCGTGGATTCGGTGGCTGCGCTGGTGCCCAAGGCCGAAATCGAGGGCGACATGGGCGCTTCGCACATGGGACTGCAGGCACGCTTGATGAGCCAGGCACTGCGCAAACTGACCAGCGTGGCTCACCGAACCGGCACGACCCTCATCTTCATCAACCAGCTGCGCCAGAAGATCGGCGTGGTCTTCGGCAACCCCGAGACCACGCCGGGGGGCACGGCGATGAAGTTCTACGCCAGCGTGCGGCTCGACGTGCGACGCATCGGCAAGGTGGAGGTCGGCGATAGCGTGGTCGGCAATCGCACACGCGTGCGTGTCGTCAAGAACAAGGTCGCGCCGCCCTTCACCGAAGCCGAGTTCGACGTCCGCTGGGGGCTGGGCATCGACTCCGCCACGGATCTGCTCGATACCGCAGTGCGCGTGGGCGTGCTCGAACGCAACGGTTCCCACCTGGCCCTCGACGGCAAGAGCATCGGCCAAGGGCGCGAGCGCGCCCGCGAAGCCCTGATGACCTCCCCGGAGCTGCGCGGTGCCCTCGAACTGCGGACCTACGCCGAGCTACCGGAGCTGGGCGCCACCCGCGCACGCGCCGCGTGA
- a CDS encoding proprotein convertase P-domain-containing protein, with protein MPRETLFMSLFSLCASALLLAQCDSDGTQAAPGNGGAGAGGTVDGGTVGRGCADPDRPQSEGSQSSPVAVSTGALPFTGGIKADQGPSYYRMSGLKPGSRYVISVNSGSSVRLKVFQEGSPGTPTCHAKEADDALSCRIVPKAGSIDIHIEPWADQTCFQLDATLDSPQGAFEGATDALLTLRFGTPDLPHRGIVDHDRSYYRLTELAPNRRYTVWLTGLEQDLTLLAGTEDPLEGVVANCQDWNEVIPGTRSCTFVPTGPSYGVSVLTSGSATSSRYVLNATEEFESEGTSAPKVLPFGGGLKYDGQVSPRVDTNTPGTSEYQVTGLVPGARYLAALRHSFGLTLRAASDAGFAPPLDCNTLGSAKDYCNFAATTSSTVFSVSSYDAHARRFTLHVQPEPSNQGTFGSPMPVSASSFPFQGTALGTSEYLISSVSPGLQQITLLDTTGRTTFAAWPASAQSFNCSAGGTFFPRCTLAPDAAGQLRVRVESPGSFELGLVPAPMLLSDFTRNAGAVPIPNGDSTGMTDVLVVAGSAISKIQQVRVELYVAHGHPQDLTAILIAPDGTTEVLLAKDSVQPYDGVFYSDYALERFSGLQRDGTLDRLPERPLYLLEGMDSNGAWKLKLVDDQTPNVSNESGQLLGWGLSFQ; from the coding sequence GCGGCGCCGGCGCCGGGGGCACCGTCGACGGGGGCACGGTGGGTCGCGGCTGTGCGGACCCTGATCGACCTCAGAGTGAAGGGAGTCAATCGTCGCCCGTCGCGGTTTCCACCGGCGCGCTGCCCTTCACGGGCGGAATAAAAGCAGACCAGGGACCGAGCTACTACCGGATGAGCGGGCTGAAACCAGGCTCTCGCTATGTCATCTCCGTGAACTCGGGATCCAGCGTTCGGCTCAAGGTTTTTCAGGAGGGATCTCCCGGGACCCCGACCTGTCACGCGAAAGAGGCTGATGATGCGCTGAGTTGCAGGATTGTCCCGAAGGCCGGCTCGATCGACATCCACATCGAGCCTTGGGCCGACCAAACATGTTTCCAGCTGGACGCGACCTTGGATAGTCCTCAAGGCGCATTCGAAGGGGCAACGGACGCGCTGCTCACGCTTCGGTTCGGAACTCCCGACTTGCCGCACCGCGGCATCGTCGACCACGATCGTAGTTACTATCGCTTGACCGAGCTGGCACCCAATAGGCGCTACACGGTTTGGCTGACTGGGCTGGAGCAAGACCTGACCCTTCTGGCCGGCACAGAAGATCCGTTGGAGGGCGTGGTCGCAAATTGCCAGGACTGGAATGAGGTGATCCCGGGTACGCGAAGCTGCACTTTCGTGCCGACCGGCCCATCCTACGGAGTCTCGGTCCTCACGTCCGGCTCGGCCACGTCATCCCGCTATGTACTCAACGCTACGGAAGAGTTCGAATCCGAGGGCACGTCGGCGCCCAAGGTGCTCCCGTTTGGCGGCGGGCTGAAGTACGATGGACAGGTCAGCCCTCGCGTAGACACGAACACGCCGGGCACGAGTGAGTACCAGGTCACCGGCCTTGTGCCCGGCGCTCGCTACCTTGCGGCGCTTCGTCATTCCTTCGGCTTGACGTTGCGCGCAGCTTCGGACGCGGGATTCGCACCTCCCCTTGACTGCAACACGCTGGGCTCGGCCAAAGACTACTGTAACTTCGCGGCGACGACGTCGAGCACCGTCTTTTCCGTCAGCAGCTATGACGCACATGCCCGGCGCTTCACCTTGCACGTCCAGCCCGAGCCCTCAAACCAAGGCACGTTTGGCAGTCCCATGCCCGTCTCCGCGAGCAGCTTTCCGTTCCAAGGCACTGCGCTCGGCACTAGCGAGTATCTGATCAGCTCCGTTTCTCCTGGGCTGCAGCAAATCACGCTCCTGGACACGACGGGCAGAACTACTTTCGCGGCTTGGCCGGCGAGCGCACAATCCTTCAACTGCAGCGCGGGGGGGACGTTCTTTCCGCGCTGCACGCTCGCTCCTGACGCCGCAGGTCAACTTCGCGTTCGCGTGGAGAGTCCCGGCAGTTTCGAGTTGGGCCTGGTCCCCGCGCCCATGCTGCTGTCGGATTTCACGCGAAACGCGGGTGCAGTCCCGATCCCCAATGGCGACTCCACCGGCATGACCGACGTGCTGGTGGTCGCTGGCAGCGCCATCTCGAAGATCCAGCAAGTACGCGTCGAGCTATACGTTGCGCATGGCCACCCGCAGGACCTGACTGCGATCCTCATCGCTCCGGACGGAACGACAGAAGTGCTGCTCGCCAAGGATTCCGTTCAACCCTACGACGGGGTGTTCTATAGTGACTATGCGCTGGAACGGTTTTCGGGCCTCCAGCGCGACGGAACACTGGACAGGCTTCCGGAACGTCCACTTTACCTACTCGAAGGAATGGACTCCAACGGTGCCTGGAAGCTGAAACTCGTAGACGATCAGACCCCGAACGTCTCGAACGAAAGTGGCCAGCTGCTCGGGTGGGGTCTGAGCTTCCAATAG
- a CDS encoding PPC domain-containing protein has protein sequence MHTSVKVTFTFIALSMVGCIATPDDSLGDSNGSSGGGGNTSSGGFTSSGGKVGIGGAGASSSASGGGANTGSSGDAAGGSGAGGEAGTSGGSGSGGNASGGNGSGSGGNPSSGGANSTGGNASGGNGSGGGAGCACDQNSWCEPGCGCDLDCASPCPCDFGGGCNVGCACDPFCYQPAGPTSGACTTLALPASTAGSIDATDPVFNTLPHDTYCVTLNAGNKLSVETSGSGNAISDTVITLTDSAGKLLTYDDDGAPNFFSKFEFVASSSGTYVISVFPVNSYVSGDYALSVSAQ, from the coding sequence ATGCACACAAGCGTCAAGGTCACGTTCACATTCATCGCACTCTCGATGGTCGGCTGTATCGCGACCCCCGACGACAGCTTGGGCGATAGCAACGGTTCTAGCGGAGGGGGCGGCAACACGAGCAGCGGCGGCTTCACGAGCAGCGGCGGCAAGGTTGGGATCGGTGGTGCCGGCGCGAGCAGCAGTGCCAGCGGTGGGGGCGCGAATACCGGCAGTAGCGGTGACGCCGCCGGAGGTAGCGGAGCCGGGGGCGAGGCAGGAACTAGCGGAGGCAGCGGCAGCGGCGGCAACGCGAGTGGTGGTAACGGAAGCGGAAGCGGCGGCAATCCCAGCAGCGGCGGAGCCAATAGCACTGGCGGCAACGCGAGTGGCGGCAACGGCAGCGGGGGCGGCGCTGGGTGCGCCTGCGATCAGAATAGCTGGTGCGAACCTGGCTGCGGTTGCGATTTGGACTGCGCTAGCCCGTGCCCATGCGACTTTGGCGGTGGCTGCAACGTCGGCTGTGCGTGCGACCCGTTCTGCTATCAGCCCGCCGGACCCACTTCAGGCGCGTGTACGACCTTGGCACTACCCGCGTCTACCGCGGGCAGCATCGACGCGACGGACCCGGTCTTCAACACCCTGCCGCACGATACCTACTGCGTGACGCTGAATGCAGGCAACAAGCTGAGCGTGGAGACCAGCGGCAGTGGTAATGCCATCAGCGATACCGTCATCACCCTCACGGATTCCGCCGGCAAGCTTCTGACCTACGACGACGACGGGGCGCCAAACTTCTTTTCCAAGTTCGAGTTCGTCGCCTCGAGCAGCGGCACCTACGTCATCAGCGTGTTCCCGGTGAACTCGTACGTATCCGGCGACTACGCGCTGAGCGTCAGCGCGCAGTGA
- a CDS encoding SCO family protein — protein sequence MKRATMLNVAFAAAAVAGIGLVGSVFVISGKKARPSAEYYAYNSSAGEDGGLPVLWSVPEFSFPDQSGRTTTAGQLKGRPFIADFIFTTCTTVCPLITAKMVLLQRRLPSPELRFVSFSVDPANDTPAVLGEYARQWRPEGEPRWTLLATTPKGLEDVAEGMRVAVEPSEDEKNAIMHSSTFFLVDAKGDVRGVYDSNDDVAVERLVRDAQSLFGKAGSLSAKADGETLYRTLGCPACHTRPDLAPELRGTWGKQVALEGGARVTVDRAYLRESITAPGAKVVDGYLRLMPSYDGQISNQELDVLLKYVEGLTASAPDPAAPVGTGGAAAEAVAAALADPASAPAGTTSVAALAKGAPVSDTPGAKGVAVAPSAPAATNTTVSATTAAPTSSAAPSATIAVAPTAASKTASSQAASSNSSTSKSAKAPSSTAKTPAVVIDPVCSMKVRVTSSTPRTSHAGHTHYFCSPMCRDRFVAQPSRYEKTKR from the coding sequence ATGAAGCGCGCGACGATGCTCAACGTCGCTTTTGCTGCGGCGGCCGTCGCGGGCATCGGGCTGGTGGGATCCGTCTTCGTGATCTCCGGAAAGAAGGCGCGGCCTTCGGCGGAGTACTACGCTTACAACTCCTCCGCGGGGGAGGACGGTGGTCTGCCGGTGTTGTGGAGCGTGCCGGAGTTCTCTTTTCCGGATCAGAGCGGCCGCACCACGACCGCTGGGCAACTGAAGGGCAGGCCGTTCATCGCGGACTTCATCTTCACGACCTGCACCACGGTCTGCCCCCTGATCACGGCGAAGATGGTGCTGTTGCAGCGCCGGCTGCCGAGTCCTGAATTGCGTTTCGTTTCTTTCTCCGTCGACCCAGCCAACGACACTCCCGCCGTGCTGGGCGAGTACGCGCGCCAATGGCGTCCCGAAGGCGAGCCACGCTGGACGTTGCTGGCCACGACTCCGAAGGGCCTCGAGGACGTGGCAGAAGGCATGCGAGTCGCGGTCGAGCCGAGTGAGGACGAGAAGAACGCAATCATGCACTCCAGCACGTTCTTCCTGGTGGACGCCAAAGGGGACGTGCGTGGCGTGTACGACAGCAACGACGACGTGGCGGTCGAACGGCTGGTGCGGGACGCCCAATCACTGTTCGGCAAAGCCGGGTCGCTGAGCGCGAAAGCCGATGGCGAGACGCTCTATCGCACTTTGGGCTGCCCCGCCTGTCACACGCGACCGGACCTGGCTCCCGAACTGCGCGGGACCTGGGGCAAGCAGGTTGCCTTGGAGGGTGGCGCGCGAGTCACCGTGGACCGCGCCTACCTACGCGAGTCCATCACGGCGCCTGGGGCGAAGGTGGTCGATGGCTATCTGCGACTGATGCCGAGCTACGACGGACAGATCTCGAACCAAGAGCTCGACGTACTGCTGAAGTACGTGGAGGGTCTGACGGCTTCTGCGCCGGACCCCGCGGCGCCCGTGGGCACGGGTGGCGCTGCCGCAGAGGCCGTCGCCGCCGCGCTTGCCGATCCTGCGAGTGCCCCTGCGGGCACGACGTCGGTTGCTGCGCTGGCAAAGGGAGCTCCGGTGAGTGACACTCCTGGCGCAAAGGGCGTGGCTGTGGCACCCAGTGCGCCAGCTGCGACGAACACGACCGTGTCGGCGACTACCGCCGCGCCAACGAGCTCCGCCGCACCGTCTGCAACAATCGCCGTCGCGCCCACCGCCGCGTCGAAGACCGCGTCGTCGCAAGCCGCATCGTCGAATTCGTCGACGAGCAAGTCAGCGAAGGCTCCGTCGTCGACAGCCAAGACCCCGGCCGTGGTGATCGATCCGGTGTGCTCGATGAAAGTGCGCGTCACCAGCAGCACGCCCCGCACCAGCCACGCTGGGCACACGCACTACTTCTGCTCACCCATGTGCCGCGATCGCTTCGTGGCGCAGCCGTCGCGATACGAAAAGACCAAGCGCTAG
- a CDS encoding YifB family Mg chelatase-like AAA ATPase, translated as MLQEISSNDAFMDKLIGLATVQSSALVGLDARAIHVEVCCSRGPGMFQLVGLAQAPVKEARVRVSSSLSRIGVLLAEHAITVNLAPADLPKGGAALDLAIALGVLMAIQQLDENCLDDTIVLGELSLDGALRPARGVLPQLDAAHGRGLRTAIVPAPNAREAGLVRGLDVRAATHLADVIAHLKGERQLPRVPATDLVPAAAEATFGDMADVRGQPTARRAVEVAAAGGHNLLFIGPPGGGKTLLARLLPTLLPALTFDEALEATAVHSVAGLIDPAEGMVRVRPFRAPHHSVSDAGLVGGGDIPRPGEISLAHHGVLFLDELLEFRRSTLETLRQPLEDGKVCIARAKARAWFPARPLLVTAVNPCPCGYAGHPRRSCRCSPHTRSRYLARLSGPLLDRIDLHVSVPPVDVHAITRAQKAECSSAIRARVAKAREIQRERGDRLGLRARLNSELSHTDLEHVAPLDRHGRALIEAATTRLGLSARAYVRVLRVARTIADLSGSESIDSAHLAEAIQGRLLDRSPTT; from the coding sequence ATGTTGCAGGAAATCAGCTCCAACGATGCATTCATGGACAAGCTCATCGGGCTCGCGACGGTGCAGTCGAGCGCGCTGGTAGGTCTCGATGCGCGCGCCATCCACGTAGAAGTCTGCTGTAGCCGCGGCCCCGGGATGTTCCAGCTCGTGGGGCTGGCGCAAGCACCCGTGAAGGAGGCGCGCGTGCGCGTGTCCAGCTCGTTGTCCCGAATCGGCGTCCTTCTGGCCGAGCACGCCATCACCGTGAACCTGGCGCCCGCGGATCTGCCCAAGGGCGGGGCGGCGCTGGATCTCGCCATTGCCCTCGGCGTGCTGATGGCGATTCAGCAACTAGACGAGAACTGCCTGGACGACACGATCGTGCTCGGCGAGCTGTCCCTGGATGGCGCGCTACGCCCAGCGCGGGGCGTGCTCCCTCAACTCGACGCCGCACACGGCCGCGGCCTGCGCACGGCGATCGTGCCGGCGCCCAATGCACGTGAAGCGGGCCTGGTGCGCGGCCTGGACGTGCGCGCCGCCACGCACCTTGCGGACGTCATCGCGCACTTGAAGGGCGAACGGCAACTGCCGCGCGTACCGGCAACGGATCTCGTGCCTGCGGCGGCCGAAGCAACCTTCGGCGACATGGCGGACGTGCGCGGGCAGCCGACGGCGCGACGCGCCGTCGAAGTCGCAGCAGCGGGCGGGCACAATCTGCTCTTCATCGGGCCACCGGGCGGCGGCAAGACGCTCTTGGCGCGGCTGCTGCCGACGCTCTTGCCTGCCCTCACCTTCGACGAAGCGCTCGAGGCCACGGCGGTGCACAGCGTGGCCGGATTGATCGACCCGGCCGAAGGCATGGTGCGCGTGCGCCCCTTCCGCGCACCGCATCACTCGGTGAGCGACGCCGGCCTCGTCGGCGGTGGCGACATTCCAAGGCCCGGGGAGATCAGCCTCGCCCACCACGGGGTGCTGTTCCTGGACGAGCTCCTCGAGTTCCGCCGCTCCACCCTGGAGACGTTGCGTCAACCCTTGGAGGACGGAAAGGTCTGCATTGCGCGGGCAAAAGCGCGAGCCTGGTTTCCGGCGCGTCCCCTGCTCGTCACGGCCGTCAATCCGTGTCCGTGTGGCTACGCGGGACACCCGCGTCGCAGCTGTCGCTGTTCACCCCATACACGCAGCCGCTACCTGGCGCGGCTGTCGGGGCCGCTCCTCGATCGCATCGACCTGCATGTCTCCGTGCCACCCGTAGACGTGCACGCGATCACTCGAGCGCAGAAGGCCGAGTGCTCCTCGGCGATCCGCGCGCGGGTCGCCAAAGCTCGGGAGATCCAGCGAGAGCGCGGCGACCGCCTCGGCCTGAGGGCGCGGCTCAACAGCGAACTGTCGCATACGGATCTCGAGCACGTTGCGCCGCTGGATAGACACGGCCGCGCACTGATCGAAGCCGCCACCACTCGCCTGGGTCTTTCCGCGCGAGCCTACGTCCGCGTGCTGCGGGTCGCACGCACCATCGCCGATCTGAGCGGCAGTGAATCCATCGACAGTGCTCACCTGGCGGAAGCCATCCAGGGGCGTCTGCTCGACCGCAGTCCCACGACCTGA